One Desulfobulbus propionicus DSM 2032 DNA segment encodes these proteins:
- a CDS encoding FAD-dependent oxidoreductase, which translates to MSTRLDNVFQFLEVERKLPPKVSIVTRKTAFREIYEPVAEPHLQHQAYRCLACGNPYCEWKCPVHNYIPNWLKLMAEGNLAAAVELCHQTNSLPEICGRVCPQDRLCEGACTLNDGFGAVTIGNIEKYITDQALARGWQPDLSGVEWSGKRVAVIGAGPAGLGCADVLVRNGVRPVVFDRYPEIGGLLTFGIPEFKLEKSVLARRRQLFTAMGMEFRLGTEIGKDIAIEQLLDEFDAVFLGMGTYQFMKGGFPGEDLPGVHDALPFLIGNVSHHRGYEGLAPFVDTAGLRVVVLGGGDTAMDCCRTAIRQGAASVTCAYRRDEANMPGSKREVVNAREEGVQFLFNQQPVGILGEHRVEGVELVTTELGEPDASGRRRPVVVASSQVTVTADIVLIAFGFRPSPPAWLRDLGVAVDERGRVKARETGDYPLQTAHPKIFAGGDMVRGSDLVVTAIWQGRLAAKGILAWLGLA; encoded by the coding sequence ATGAGCACACGACTCGACAACGTCTTCCAGTTCCTCGAAGTTGAACGGAAACTGCCACCCAAGGTCAGCATCGTCACGCGCAAAACCGCCTTTCGCGAAATCTACGAGCCGGTAGCCGAACCCCATCTCCAGCACCAGGCGTACCGCTGCCTCGCCTGCGGCAACCCCTACTGCGAGTGGAAGTGCCCCGTGCACAACTACATCCCCAATTGGCTCAAGTTGATGGCCGAGGGCAACCTCGCGGCGGCGGTGGAACTCTGCCACCAGACCAACTCCCTGCCCGAGATCTGCGGCCGGGTCTGTCCCCAGGACCGGTTGTGCGAGGGGGCCTGTACCCTGAACGACGGTTTCGGCGCGGTGACCATCGGCAATATCGAGAAGTACATCACCGACCAGGCCCTGGCCCGGGGCTGGCAGCCGGACCTGAGCGGTGTGGAGTGGAGCGGCAAGCGGGTGGCGGTGATCGGGGCCGGGCCGGCGGGGCTGGGGTGCGCCGACGTGCTGGTACGCAATGGGGTCCGGCCGGTGGTTTTTGACCGCTATCCGGAGATTGGCGGCCTGCTCACCTTCGGCATTCCCGAGTTCAAGCTGGAAAAATCGGTGCTGGCCCGGCGGCGGCAGTTATTCACCGCCATGGGCATGGAATTCCGCCTGGGGACGGAGATCGGCAAAGATATTGCCATTGAGCAACTGCTCGACGAGTTCGACGCCGTCTTTCTCGGCATGGGCACCTACCAGTTCATGAAGGGCGGCTTTCCCGGCGAGGATTTGCCCGGTGTCCACGATGCCCTGCCCTTTCTCATTGGTAACGTCAGTCACCATCGCGGCTATGAGGGGCTGGCGCCCTTTGTCGATACGGCGGGCTTGCGGGTGGTGGTCCTGGGCGGCGGCGACACGGCCATGGACTGCTGCCGCACCGCCATCCGCCAAGGCGCGGCCAGCGTCACCTGCGCCTACCGCCGCGACGAGGCCAACATGCCCGGCTCCAAACGCGAGGTTGTCAACGCCCGCGAGGAGGGGGTGCAGTTCCTCTTCAACCAGCAGCCGGTGGGCATTCTCGGCGAGCATCGGGTCGAGGGGGTGGAACTGGTGACCACCGAGCTGGGGGAACCGGACGCCAGCGGTCGCCGACGGCCGGTGGTCGTGGCCAGCAGTCAGGTGACGGTGACCGCGGATATTGTCCTCATCGCCTTTGGCTTTCGCCCCAGCCCGCCCGCCTGGTTGCGGGATCTCGGGGTGGCGGTGGACGAACGCGGACGGGTGAAGGCCAGGGAAACGGGGGACTATCCCCTGCAGACCGCCCATCCCAAGATCTTTGCCGGCGGCGACATGGTGCGCGGTTCCGACCTGGTGGTCACCGCCATCTGGCAGGGCCGCCTGGCGGCCAAGGGCATCCTTGCCTGGCTTGGCCTTGCCTGA
- the gltB gene encoding glutamate synthase large subunit encodes MNGLYDCNEFKDNCGFGLIAHVKGEASHRLVRTGIEALTRMTHRGGIAADGRTGDGCGLLVQKPDGFLRRAAQACGAGELTPLYGIGSLMFSQDEERAATARRILEEELADQGLRVAGWRQVPTNPACLGPIALASLPQFFQVFVNSDNQRREQLTAGLFIARRRTEKRLAHDPDFYVASLSEGTLVYKGLMMPADLPGFFPDLADPELTSAICVFHQRFSTNTMPRWPLAQPFRLLAHNGEINTITGNRNWAEARTGKFQTPLLPDIEAIAPLVNRTGSDSSSLDNMLEVLVAGGMDLHRAIRMLIPPAWQNVEHLDADLRAFYEFNSMHTEAWDGPAGLVLTDGRHAVCALDRNGLRPSRWVLTRDHLLTVASEVGVSNDDAGEVVAKGRLGPGQILSVDTATGTLRHTSEVDELLKTRHPYKQWLKDNTLRLEGTLEQDRPIHELEGERLTMAMKMYQVSFEERDQLLRPLAETGQEATGSMGDDTPMAVLSRQQRPLYDFFRQQFAQVTNPPIDPLREAVVMSLETTIGPEQQSIFEESEQHASRVILTSPVLSTEKYRALLHLDRWGYRLCRLPLGYDLEKQDLRAAIEALCSQAAEAVRSGCVLLLLTDQDCAPPLLPIHALLAIGAVHHHLCVQGLRCNANLIVSTATARDAHQIACLIGFGATAVYPYLGYAVLADLCRCGEVDLQPNQALKNYRKGIKKGLLKILSKMGIATVASYRGAQLFEIIGLDAEVVERCFPGTPSRIGGAGFADLEADQQALAREATSRQRPIRPGGLLKYMHGQEYHAFNPDVVLGLQSAVTSGDYGQWRRCAELINHRPPATLRDLLALRRDVQPIPIDQVEPVEAIVRRFDTAAMSLGALSPEAHEALAEAMNALGGRSNSGEGGEDPARYGTSKVSKIKQIASGRFGVTPHYLVNAEELQIKIAQGAKPGEGGQLPGSKVNDLIARLRYAVPGVTLISPPPHHDIYSIEDLAQLIFDLKQVNPEALVSVKLVSRPGIGTIAAGVAKAYADLITVSGYDGGTAASPISSIRHAGSPWELGLAEVHQTLQANDLRDKIRVQTDGGLKTGLDVIKAALLGAESFGFGTAPMISLGCKYLRICHLNNCATGVATQRDDLRRDHYRGTVDKVLNYFRFLAEETREWMALLGVRRLEDLVGRVDLLEPVAGLTPRQRQLDLTPLIHTDALLASKPRHCAVRRNQPFDKGVLAEQMVADILPAIEARSGGTFAYTLANSDRSIGARLSGEIAKRWGNQGMNEAPVKLKLTGIAGQSFGAWNVGGLELSLSGDANDYVGKGMAGGKIVLRPPHRSTFKSEVTSIMGNTCLYGATGGRLFAAGRAGERFAVRNSGAHAVVEGVGDHGCEYMTGGLVTVLGPTGSNFGAGMTGGFAYVLDLDNSFVDRYNHELVEIQRVHSGYMEEYRNHLHRVIEEFCRETNSDWGWRLLDDFPDFIGRFWLVKPKAADLSSLLDRLRQRGE; translated from the coding sequence ATGAACGGGCTTTACGATTGCAACGAATTCAAGGACAATTGCGGTTTCGGCCTGATCGCCCACGTCAAGGGCGAGGCCAGTCACCGATTGGTGCGGACCGGCATCGAGGCGCTGACCCGCATGACCCACCGGGGCGGGATTGCCGCCGACGGCCGCACCGGCGACGGCTGCGGCTTGCTCGTGCAGAAACCCGATGGTTTTCTCCGTCGCGCGGCCCAGGCCTGCGGCGCCGGCGAGTTGACACCGCTCTACGGCATCGGCAGCCTGATGTTCAGCCAGGACGAGGAGCGGGCGGCGACGGCCCGGCGCATCCTGGAGGAGGAGCTGGCGGACCAGGGGTTGCGGGTGGCCGGCTGGCGGCAGGTGCCCACCAATCCTGCCTGCCTGGGCCCCATTGCCCTGGCCTCCCTGCCGCAATTTTTCCAGGTGTTTGTCAACAGCGACAACCAGCGTCGCGAGCAGCTGACCGCAGGGTTGTTCATTGCCCGCCGACGGACGGAAAAGCGGTTGGCCCACGATCCGGATTTCTATGTCGCCAGCCTCAGTGAAGGCACCCTGGTCTACAAGGGGCTGATGATGCCCGCCGACCTGCCCGGCTTCTTCCCCGACCTGGCCGATCCGGAACTGACCAGCGCCATCTGCGTTTTCCACCAGCGCTTCTCCACCAACACCATGCCGCGCTGGCCCCTGGCTCAACCCTTCCGCCTGCTGGCCCACAACGGCGAGATCAACACCATCACCGGCAACCGCAACTGGGCCGAGGCCCGCACAGGCAAGTTTCAAACCCCGCTGCTGCCGGACATCGAGGCCATCGCTCCCCTGGTCAACCGCACCGGCTCGGACTCCTCCAGCTTGGATAACATGCTTGAGGTGCTGGTGGCCGGCGGCATGGACCTGCACCGGGCGATCCGCATGCTCATTCCGCCCGCCTGGCAGAACGTCGAGCATCTCGACGCCGACCTGCGCGCCTTTTACGAGTTCAACTCCATGCACACCGAGGCATGGGACGGCCCGGCCGGCTTGGTGCTCACCGATGGCCGCCATGCGGTCTGCGCCCTGGACCGCAACGGCCTACGGCCCTCGCGCTGGGTGCTGACCCGCGACCACCTGCTGACCGTGGCCTCGGAGGTGGGCGTCTCCAACGACGATGCCGGCGAGGTGGTGGCCAAGGGCCGGCTTGGCCCGGGCCAGATCCTCTCGGTCGATACCGCCACCGGGACCCTGCGCCACACCAGCGAGGTGGACGAGCTGCTCAAAACGCGCCATCCCTACAAGCAGTGGCTCAAGGACAACACCCTGCGCCTCGAGGGTACCCTGGAGCAGGATCGGCCTATCCATGAACTGGAGGGGGAGCGGCTGACGATGGCGATGAAGATGTACCAGGTCAGCTTCGAGGAGCGCGACCAGTTGTTGCGCCCCCTGGCCGAAACCGGCCAGGAGGCCACCGGCTCCATGGGCGACGACACCCCCATGGCCGTGCTCTCCCGCCAGCAGCGGCCGCTGTACGACTTTTTCCGTCAGCAGTTCGCCCAGGTGACCAACCCGCCCATCGACCCGCTGCGCGAAGCAGTGGTGATGTCGTTGGAGACCACCATCGGCCCGGAGCAGCAGTCGATTTTCGAGGAGTCCGAGCAGCACGCCAGCCGGGTGATCCTGACCTCGCCGGTGCTGTCCACCGAAAAGTACCGGGCCCTGCTCCATCTCGACCGCTGGGGCTACCGGTTGTGCCGGCTGCCGCTCGGCTACGATCTGGAAAAGCAGGATCTGCGCGCGGCCATCGAGGCCCTGTGCAGCCAAGCCGCAGAAGCGGTGCGCAGCGGCTGCGTGTTGCTGCTGCTCACTGATCAGGACTGCGCCCCGCCGCTGTTGCCCATCCATGCCCTGCTGGCCATTGGCGCGGTTCACCATCACCTGTGCGTGCAGGGCCTGCGCTGCAACGCCAACCTCATCGTTTCCACGGCCACGGCCCGCGATGCCCACCAGATCGCCTGCCTGATCGGGTTCGGGGCTACCGCGGTCTACCCGTACCTCGGCTATGCGGTGCTCGCCGATCTCTGCCGCTGCGGTGAAGTCGATCTGCAGCCAAACCAGGCCCTGAAGAACTATCGCAAGGGCATCAAAAAGGGGCTCTTGAAGATCCTCTCCAAGATGGGCATTGCCACCGTGGCCTCCTACCGGGGCGCCCAGCTGTTTGAAATTATCGGTCTGGATGCGGAGGTGGTGGAACGCTGTTTCCCCGGCACCCCCAGCCGCATCGGCGGCGCTGGATTTGCCGACCTTGAGGCGGATCAGCAGGCCCTGGCCCGGGAGGCCACCAGCCGGCAACGGCCCATCCGGCCGGGCGGACTGCTCAAGTACATGCACGGCCAGGAGTACCATGCCTTCAACCCGGATGTGGTCCTGGGGTTGCAATCGGCGGTCACCAGCGGCGACTATGGCCAATGGCGCCGCTGCGCCGAGCTGATCAACCACCGCCCACCCGCCACCCTGCGCGATCTGCTCGCCCTGCGCCGCGATGTGCAGCCGATCCCCATCGACCAGGTCGAACCGGTCGAGGCCATTGTCCGCCGCTTCGACACCGCCGCCATGTCGCTCGGGGCGCTGTCGCCCGAGGCCCACGAGGCCCTGGCCGAGGCGATGAACGCGCTTGGCGGCCGCTCCAACAGCGGCGAGGGCGGCGAGGACCCGGCCCGCTACGGCACCAGCAAGGTCTCGAAGATCAAGCAGATCGCCTCGGGCCGTTTTGGGGTCACGCCCCACTACCTGGTCAACGCCGAGGAGCTGCAGATCAAAATCGCCCAGGGGGCCAAGCCCGGCGAGGGCGGCCAGCTGCCGGGGAGCAAGGTCAACGACCTGATAGCCCGGTTGCGCTACGCGGTCCCAGGCGTCACCCTGATCTCGCCGCCGCCGCACCACGACATCTACTCCATCGAGGACCTGGCCCAACTGATCTTCGACCTCAAGCAGGTCAATCCGGAGGCCCTGGTGTCGGTGAAGTTGGTCTCCCGGCCCGGTATCGGCACCATTGCCGCCGGGGTGGCCAAGGCCTACGCCGACCTGATCACGGTTTCCGGCTACGACGGCGGCACCGCCGCCAGCCCCATCTCTTCCATCCGCCATGCCGGTTCGCCCTGGGAGCTGGGGTTGGCCGAGGTGCACCAGACCCTGCAGGCCAATGACCTGCGCGACAAGATCCGGGTCCAGACCGACGGCGGCCTCAAGACCGGACTCGATGTGATCAAGGCGGCCCTGCTCGGTGCCGAGAGCTTCGGCTTTGGCACTGCGCCCATGATCAGCTTGGGCTGCAAGTACCTGCGCATCTGTCATCTCAATAACTGCGCCACCGGCGTGGCCACCCAGCGCGACGACCTGCGGCGCGACCATTACCGGGGCACGGTGGACAAGGTGCTCAACTATTTCCGCTTTCTCGCGGAGGAAACCCGGGAGTGGATGGCCCTGCTCGGTGTGCGCCGCCTGGAGGATCTGGTCGGCCGGGTGGACCTGCTCGAACCCGTGGCCGGCCTTACCCCACGGCAGCGACAGCTCGATCTTACGCCGCTGATCCACACCGATGCGTTGCTGGCGTCCAAGCCCCGCCACTGCGCCGTGCGCCGCAACCAGCCCTTTGACAAGGGGGTGCTGGCCGAGCAGATGGTGGCCGACATCCTGCCGGCCATCGAGGCGCGTAGCGGCGGCACCTTTGCCTACACCCTGGCCAACAGCGACCGTTCCATCGGCGCCCGCTTGAGTGGCGAGATCGCCAAACGCTGGGGCAACCAAGGGATGAACGAAGCGCCGGTCAAGCTCAAACTGACCGGTATCGCCGGCCAGAGCTTCGGCGCCTGGAATGTCGGCGGGCTGGAGCTCTCCCTGAGCGGCGACGCCAACGACTACGTGGGCAAGGGCATGGCCGGCGGCAAGATCGTGCTCCGGCCGCCGCACCGCTCGACCTTCAAGAGCGAAGTCACCAGCATCATGGGCAACACCTGCCTCTACGGTGCCACTGGCGGCCGGCTGTTTGCCGCAGGTCGGGCCGGCGAGCGGTTCGCGGTGCGCAACTCCGGCGCCCATGCGGTGGTCGAGGGTGTGGGCGATCACGGCTGCGAATACATGACCGGCGGCCTGGTCACGGTACTCGGCCCCACCGGCAGCAACTTCGGCGCCGGCATGACCGGCGGCTTTGCCTATGTGCTCGATCTCGACAACAGCTTTGTCGACCGGTACAACCATGAACTGGTGGAGATTCAGCGGGTCCACTCCGGCTACATGGAGGAGTACCGCAACCATCTCCACCGGGTGATCGAGGAATTCTGCCGCGAGACCAACAGCGACTGGGGCTGGCGGCTGTTGGACGACTTCCCCGACTTCATCGGCCGGTTCTGGCTGGTCAAGCCCAAGGCCGCCGATCTCTCCAGCCTGCTCGACCGGCTGCGTCAGCGCGGCGAATAA